GATGGCGCTGGAGCTTGCAGCGCCCGGGGTGTTCCTGTTCTGGCTCGGGCTCGCGGCGCTCGTGGTCGGCCTGCTGTCCTTCGTGTTCACGCCATCCTGGCAGATCCAACTCCTGATGTTCGCGGTGTTTGCCGCGCTCGCGGTGCCGGCCTGGCGGCATTTTGCCAGGGGAGCGACCGAGGCGAGCAGGAGCAATCCGTTCCTCAACCGCCGCAACGAAGCCCTGGTCGGCCGCGAGTTCACGCTGGAGAAGCCGATTGTCGACGGATCGGGCACTGTACGGATCGACGACACGGTCTGGCGCGTCGCCGGCC
The window above is part of the Bradyrhizobium sp. PSBB068 genome. Proteins encoded here:
- a CDS encoding NfeD family protein, with amino-acid sequence MAEMFSTLGTWNWLIFGFILMALELAAPGVFLFWLGLAALVVGLLSFVFTPSWQIQLLMFAVFAALAVPAWRHFARGATEASRSNPFLNRRNEALVGREFTLEKPIVDGSGTVRIDDTVWRVAGPDAPAGSRVKVVRADGASLTVAAV